A single genomic interval of Ischnura elegans chromosome 3, ioIscEleg1.1, whole genome shotgun sequence harbors:
- the LOC124155490 gene encoding protein PALS2 isoform X2: protein MVHGVLGRRSEEHRRLLTSSIDGARHGESLDNGAFQRLGESQGEIEGSNAAAEDVLVAKDTDLIFLRGLIDAPERSIAKALIETHDLVAELQQKKELERGGKNIGGKPNSSNSTSGRGLPSESSSGASNLTKGRSDSIPTMPADTVRMVGLRKKPNEPLGLTVVETDWGGRKALSIARILAGGTIDSQGLLHVGDVITEVNGVRVSTPMELQELVASAGNYSINLKVIPNGVSSSLTQSANLTSTIPDTIKGQCYLRALFDYDPAQDTLLPCKDIGLPFSHGDVLQILNKSDPNWWQARKVYSRVQNGDVDSHGKNHSAELQTGLVPSMELEERRKAFVKPEADYVHKIGICGTRISKKKRKTMYQSKQNCEFDRAELLLYEEVTRMPPFRRKTLALVGSHGVGRRTLKNRLINSDPEKFGTIIPVTSRPPRELEENGKGYWFMDREEMEKDIREHGFLEYGEHNGHLYGTKLDTIRHIIRQGKMCILDCSPNALKILHNSSEFMPYVIFIAAPGMEQLKHLYDQGRYSSRNLTFDRASSIRYSSRRARTLESLASLYEEDDLRRTLEESSCLQRTFEKYIDEVIVNDDFDTTFRKVLHSLEALSTEHQWVPLSWVY, encoded by the exons GAGCCTTTCAAAGGCTTGGGGAAAGCCAAGGAGAAATCGAAGGCTCCAACGCAGCCGCGGAGGATGTGTTAGTGGCCAAGGACACCGATCTCATCTTCCTCAGGGGACTTATTGACGCACCTGAACGCTCAATAGCCAAG GCTTTAATTGAGACGCACGACTTGGTTGCGGAGCTTCAGCAGAAGAAGGAGTTGGAGAGGGGGGGTAAAAACATTGGGGGCAAACCTAATAGCAGCAATAGCACATCAGGGAGAGGACTTCCCTCCGAGAGTTCGAGTGGAGCTAGTAATTTAACCAAAGGGAGATCTGATAGCATACCCACCATGCCTGCCGACACTGTGAGAATGGTTGGCCTTCGGAAGAAGCCAAATGAGCCTCTT GGGCTTACCGTTGTTGAAACTGATTGGGGTGGCCGAAAGGCTTTGAGCATAGCCCGAATTTTAGCTGGTGGAACAATTGACAGTCAAGGTTTACTTCATGTGGGTGATGTCATCACAGAAGTCAATGGAGTCAGGGTTTCTACTCCAATGGAGCTGCAGGAGTTGGTTGCGTCAGCTGGAAATTATTCAATCAACCTCaag GTGATTCCCAATGGTGTTAGCTCATCACTAACCCAGTCTGCCAACTTAACATCAACCATTCCTGATACCATCAAGGGCCAG TGCTACCTCAGGGCTCTATTTGATTATGATCCTGCTCAGGATACATTACTTCCATGTAAGGATATTGGCCTCCCATTTTCTCATGGTGATGTTCTTCAGATTTTGAACAAGTCTGATCCAAACTGGTGGCAGGCACGAAAGGTCTATTCGAGGGTACAAAATGG AGATGTGGATTCTCATGGGAAGAATCACTCAGCAGAGTTGCAAACAGGACTTGTTCCTTCAATGGAGTTGGAAGAGAGGAGAAAGGCTTTCGTCAAACCTGAAGCTGATTATGTCCACAAAATTGGAATTTGTGGAACTAGG ATAtctaaaaagaaaaggaaaaccaTGTATCAGTCAAAACAGAATTGCGAGTTTGACCGTGCTGAATTGCTTTTGTATGAGGAGGTGACTCGCATGCCTCCATTCAGGCGAAAAACTCTTGCTTTGGTGGGATCTCATGGTGTTGGTCGCCGGACTTTGAAGAATCGGCTAATTAATTCAGATCCAGAGAAATTTGGCACTATCATACCAg TTACTTCTCGTCCTCCGAGAGAGcttgaagaaaatggaaaaggctACTGGTTTATGGATAGGGAGGAAATGGAGAAAGACATTAGGGAGCATGGCTTCCTTGAATATGGAGAACACAATGGGCATCTGTACGGTACGAAGTTGGACACAATTCGCCATATCATAAGACAAGGGAAAATGTGCATACTTGACTGCAGTCCAAAT gcTTTAAAAATTCTTCACAACTCATCTGAATTCATGCCATATGTGATATTTATTGCTGCCCCAGGGATGGAGCAATTGAAGCATCTTTACGACCAAGGAAGATACTCAAGTCGAAATCTCACG tttgatCGTGCCAGCTCCATTCGTTACAGTTCACGGAGAGCCAGAACTTTGGAATCATTAGCTTCTTTGTATGag GAGGATGATTTGAGAAGAACTTTGGAGGAAAGCTCCTGCCTTCAGAGGACCTTTGAAAAATACATTGATGAGGTCATTGTAAATGATGACTTCGACACCACTTTTCGCAAGGTCTTACATTCACTCGAAGCACTTAGCACTGAGCACCAGTGGGTACCTTTGTCGTGGGTCTATTAA
- the LOC124155490 gene encoding MAGUK p55 subfamily member 2 isoform X1, with translation MVHGVLGRRSEEHRRLLTSSIDGARHGESLDNGAFQRLGESQGEIEGSNAAAEDVLVAKDTDLIFLRGLIDAPERSIAKEKIEEFVSLSKPECLHAREVLKEVQKLCKCHSNRQAQELARILVDLHIGALIETHDLVAELQQKKELERGGKNIGGKPNSSNSTSGRGLPSESSSGASNLTKGRSDSIPTMPADTVRMVGLRKKPNEPLGLTVVETDWGGRKALSIARILAGGTIDSQGLLHVGDVITEVNGVRVSTPMELQELVASAGNYSINLKVIPNGVSSSLTQSANLTSTIPDTIKGQCYLRALFDYDPAQDTLLPCKDIGLPFSHGDVLQILNKSDPNWWQARKVYSRVQNGDVDSHGKNHSAELQTGLVPSMELEERRKAFVKPEADYVHKIGICGTRISKKKRKTMYQSKQNCEFDRAELLLYEEVTRMPPFRRKTLALVGSHGVGRRTLKNRLINSDPEKFGTIIPVTSRPPRELEENGKGYWFMDREEMEKDIREHGFLEYGEHNGHLYGTKLDTIRHIIRQGKMCILDCSPNALKILHNSSEFMPYVIFIAAPGMEQLKHLYDQGRYSSRNLTFDRASSIRYSSRRARTLESLASLYEEDDLRRTLEESSCLQRTFEKYIDEVIVNDDFDTTFRKVLHSLEALSTEHQWVPLSWVY, from the exons GAGCCTTTCAAAGGCTTGGGGAAAGCCAAGGAGAAATCGAAGGCTCCAACGCAGCCGCGGAGGATGTGTTAGTGGCCAAGGACACCGATCTCATCTTCCTCAGGGGACTTATTGACGCACCTGAACGCTCAATAGCCAAG GAGAAAATTGAAGAGTTTGTTTCTTTATCTAAACCAGAATGTCTACATGCTCGAGAAGTTTTGAAAGAGGTTCAGAAGCTTTGTAAATGCCACAGCAATAGGCAAGCACAAGAACTTGCCCGTATTCTGGTTGATCTCCATATTGGG GCTTTAATTGAGACGCACGACTTGGTTGCGGAGCTTCAGCAGAAGAAGGAGTTGGAGAGGGGGGGTAAAAACATTGGGGGCAAACCTAATAGCAGCAATAGCACATCAGGGAGAGGACTTCCCTCCGAGAGTTCGAGTGGAGCTAGTAATTTAACCAAAGGGAGATCTGATAGCATACCCACCATGCCTGCCGACACTGTGAGAATGGTTGGCCTTCGGAAGAAGCCAAATGAGCCTCTT GGGCTTACCGTTGTTGAAACTGATTGGGGTGGCCGAAAGGCTTTGAGCATAGCCCGAATTTTAGCTGGTGGAACAATTGACAGTCAAGGTTTACTTCATGTGGGTGATGTCATCACAGAAGTCAATGGAGTCAGGGTTTCTACTCCAATGGAGCTGCAGGAGTTGGTTGCGTCAGCTGGAAATTATTCAATCAACCTCaag GTGATTCCCAATGGTGTTAGCTCATCACTAACCCAGTCTGCCAACTTAACATCAACCATTCCTGATACCATCAAGGGCCAG TGCTACCTCAGGGCTCTATTTGATTATGATCCTGCTCAGGATACATTACTTCCATGTAAGGATATTGGCCTCCCATTTTCTCATGGTGATGTTCTTCAGATTTTGAACAAGTCTGATCCAAACTGGTGGCAGGCACGAAAGGTCTATTCGAGGGTACAAAATGG AGATGTGGATTCTCATGGGAAGAATCACTCAGCAGAGTTGCAAACAGGACTTGTTCCTTCAATGGAGTTGGAAGAGAGGAGAAAGGCTTTCGTCAAACCTGAAGCTGATTATGTCCACAAAATTGGAATTTGTGGAACTAGG ATAtctaaaaagaaaaggaaaaccaTGTATCAGTCAAAACAGAATTGCGAGTTTGACCGTGCTGAATTGCTTTTGTATGAGGAGGTGACTCGCATGCCTCCATTCAGGCGAAAAACTCTTGCTTTGGTGGGATCTCATGGTGTTGGTCGCCGGACTTTGAAGAATCGGCTAATTAATTCAGATCCAGAGAAATTTGGCACTATCATACCAg TTACTTCTCGTCCTCCGAGAGAGcttgaagaaaatggaaaaggctACTGGTTTATGGATAGGGAGGAAATGGAGAAAGACATTAGGGAGCATGGCTTCCTTGAATATGGAGAACACAATGGGCATCTGTACGGTACGAAGTTGGACACAATTCGCCATATCATAAGACAAGGGAAAATGTGCATACTTGACTGCAGTCCAAAT gcTTTAAAAATTCTTCACAACTCATCTGAATTCATGCCATATGTGATATTTATTGCTGCCCCAGGGATGGAGCAATTGAAGCATCTTTACGACCAAGGAAGATACTCAAGTCGAAATCTCACG tttgatCGTGCCAGCTCCATTCGTTACAGTTCACGGAGAGCCAGAACTTTGGAATCATTAGCTTCTTTGTATGag GAGGATGATTTGAGAAGAACTTTGGAGGAAAGCTCCTGCCTTCAGAGGACCTTTGAAAAATACATTGATGAGGTCATTGTAAATGATGACTTCGACACCACTTTTCGCAAGGTCTTACATTCACTCGAAGCACTTAGCACTGAGCACCAGTGGGTACCTTTGTCGTGGGTCTATTAA
- the LOC124155490 gene encoding protein PALS2 isoform X3 encodes MPADTVRMVGLRKKPNEPLGLTVVETDWGGRKALSIARILAGGTIDSQGLLHVGDVITEVNGVRVSTPMELQELVASAGNYSINLKVIPNGVSSSLTQSANLTSTIPDTIKGQCYLRALFDYDPAQDTLLPCKDIGLPFSHGDVLQILNKSDPNWWQARKVYSRVQNGDVDSHGKNHSAELQTGLVPSMELEERRKAFVKPEADYVHKIGICGTRISKKKRKTMYQSKQNCEFDRAELLLYEEVTRMPPFRRKTLALVGSHGVGRRTLKNRLINSDPEKFGTIIPVTSRPPRELEENGKGYWFMDREEMEKDIREHGFLEYGEHNGHLYGTKLDTIRHIIRQGKMCILDCSPNALKILHNSSEFMPYVIFIAAPGMEQLKHLYDQGRYSSRNLTFDRASSIRYSSRRARTLESLASLYEEDDLRRTLEESSCLQRTFEKYIDEVIVNDDFDTTFRKVLHSLEALSTEHQWVPLSWVY; translated from the exons ATGCCTGCCGACACTGTGAGAATGGTTGGCCTTCGGAAGAAGCCAAATGAGCCTCTT GGGCTTACCGTTGTTGAAACTGATTGGGGTGGCCGAAAGGCTTTGAGCATAGCCCGAATTTTAGCTGGTGGAACAATTGACAGTCAAGGTTTACTTCATGTGGGTGATGTCATCACAGAAGTCAATGGAGTCAGGGTTTCTACTCCAATGGAGCTGCAGGAGTTGGTTGCGTCAGCTGGAAATTATTCAATCAACCTCaag GTGATTCCCAATGGTGTTAGCTCATCACTAACCCAGTCTGCCAACTTAACATCAACCATTCCTGATACCATCAAGGGCCAG TGCTACCTCAGGGCTCTATTTGATTATGATCCTGCTCAGGATACATTACTTCCATGTAAGGATATTGGCCTCCCATTTTCTCATGGTGATGTTCTTCAGATTTTGAACAAGTCTGATCCAAACTGGTGGCAGGCACGAAAGGTCTATTCGAGGGTACAAAATGG AGATGTGGATTCTCATGGGAAGAATCACTCAGCAGAGTTGCAAACAGGACTTGTTCCTTCAATGGAGTTGGAAGAGAGGAGAAAGGCTTTCGTCAAACCTGAAGCTGATTATGTCCACAAAATTGGAATTTGTGGAACTAGG ATAtctaaaaagaaaaggaaaaccaTGTATCAGTCAAAACAGAATTGCGAGTTTGACCGTGCTGAATTGCTTTTGTATGAGGAGGTGACTCGCATGCCTCCATTCAGGCGAAAAACTCTTGCTTTGGTGGGATCTCATGGTGTTGGTCGCCGGACTTTGAAGAATCGGCTAATTAATTCAGATCCAGAGAAATTTGGCACTATCATACCAg TTACTTCTCGTCCTCCGAGAGAGcttgaagaaaatggaaaaggctACTGGTTTATGGATAGGGAGGAAATGGAGAAAGACATTAGGGAGCATGGCTTCCTTGAATATGGAGAACACAATGGGCATCTGTACGGTACGAAGTTGGACACAATTCGCCATATCATAAGACAAGGGAAAATGTGCATACTTGACTGCAGTCCAAAT gcTTTAAAAATTCTTCACAACTCATCTGAATTCATGCCATATGTGATATTTATTGCTGCCCCAGGGATGGAGCAATTGAAGCATCTTTACGACCAAGGAAGATACTCAAGTCGAAATCTCACG tttgatCGTGCCAGCTCCATTCGTTACAGTTCACGGAGAGCCAGAACTTTGGAATCATTAGCTTCTTTGTATGag GAGGATGATTTGAGAAGAACTTTGGAGGAAAGCTCCTGCCTTCAGAGGACCTTTGAAAAATACATTGATGAGGTCATTGTAAATGATGACTTCGACACCACTTTTCGCAAGGTCTTACATTCACTCGAAGCACTTAGCACTGAGCACCAGTGGGTACCTTTGTCGTGGGTCTATTAA